One Phaseolus vulgaris cultivar G19833 chromosome 11, P. vulgaris v2.0, whole genome shotgun sequence genomic window carries:
- the LOC137825753 gene encoding DNA damage-repair/toleration protein DRT100-like, which yields MASSFSFFFLMLLPLAVISAVTPCPPSQRAALLAFKAALTEPYLGIFNTWNTTDCCASWYGIACDPTTGHVTDVNLRGESQDPMFQKLGLSGYMTGKISPEICTLSNLTSLVVADWKAISGEIPACVTSLSSLRLLDLAGNRIAGEIPTEIGNMRSLSVVSLADNEISGEIPTSIVNLRRLMHLDLSNNQVSGEIPYDFGKLRMLSRALLSGNQLTGSIPKSISRMKRLADLDVSLNRLTGSIPAELGKMKVLSTLKLDGNSMTGPVPSTLLRNTGMGILNLSRNGFSGTIPDVFGAGSYFMVLDLSFNNFSGRIPASLSASKFMGHLDLSNNHLCGAIPIGSSFEHIDAASFSNNDCLCGNPLKAC from the coding sequence ATGGCTTCttccttctccttcttcttcctaATGTTGCTTCCCCTCGCCGTTATCTCCGCCGTCACCCCCTGCCCGCCCTCACAACGGGCAGCACTCTTGGCCTTCAAAGCTGCCCTGACCGAACCCTACTTGGGCATCTTCAACACATGGAACACCACTGACTGCTGCGCGAGCTGGTACGGCATCGCCTGCGACCCCACCACCGGCCACGTCACCGACGTCAACCTCCGCGGCGAGTCCCAGGACCCAATGTTCCAGAAACTCGGCCTCTCCGGCTACATGACCGGAAAAATCTCGCCGGAAATTTGCACACTGAGCAACCTCACCTCCCTCGTGGTTGCCGACTGGAAGGCGATCTCTGGCGAGATCCCTGCCTGCGTCACATCACTCTCCTCCCTTCGACTTCTGGACCTCGCCGGAAACCGGATCGCCGGCGAGATTCCAACTGAAATCGGAAATATGAGGAGCCTGAGTGTAGTGAGTCTCGCCGACAATGAGATCTCCGGCGAGATTCCGACGTCGATTGTGAACCTCCGCAGACTCATGCATCTTGACCTGAGCAATAACCAGGTCTCCGGCGAGATACCGTATGATTTCGGGAAGCTCCGAATGTTGAGTCGGGCATTGCTGAGTGGGAACCAATTAACCGGGTCAATACCCAAATCCATATCCAGAATGAAACGGCTTGCGGATTTGGATGTGTCGTTGAACCGGTTAACCGGGTCGATACCGGCTGAGCTGGGAAAAATGAAGGTTCTCTCTACTTTGAAATTGGATGGTAACTCCATGACGGGTCCGGTTCCTTCCACTTTGTTGAGAAATACGGGTATGGGCATTTTGAACCTTAGCCGAAACGGGTTTTCGGGGACCATACCCGATGTTTTTGGGGCGGGTTCTTATTTCATGGTTCTTGACTTGTCCTTCAACAACTTCTCGGGTCGGATACCCGCTTCGTTATCCGCGTCTAAGTTTATGGGGCATTTGGATTTGAGCAACAACCACTTATGTGGAGCCATCCCAATCGGGTCTTCCTTTGAACATATCGATGCGGCGTCGTTCAGCAACAATGATTGTTTGTGTGGAAACCCGTTGAAGGCTTGTTGA
- the LOC137829569 gene encoding protein gamma response 1 yields MDEPEAVTAERVPHPPSPKLGFPLSDAGDANLVGGLSTILVASIQDAKDRIAQIEYVFCSQLYPQFKSDAASKRRRIDELQHEADENMALHKNLVELVQSKVSALKDAEEKRNAAFSKLEECESEKAMLLARIEELDEKLRRKTREIEEEGTLLERVEALTCELRDERAKRNRVTEAYKRLKSQHVYLRRKVGIDDDNVVEQNKFESGSEFGSRQSPMVEPVAVLAFENPNITTGACETAEVRSEIPLEDFGGLDKKTPDVFVTACDINEVKEKPSEEDRGANLSSSSSGFRDVPKCPSTKLVSVSSAKRPASSWRQTRSHQSRTGPDPHDDFLDTPLENIRGNLNKVLNKEDLPNLIQKDINNDSSDDETQDVSAKCSPQKKLKQSSITVVDKRSYKYVEPVRKKAERENLKGVECKQCRKFYDAVLPNADGKDAESKQNFRCEHLDGVSRHRYRYVPPMTPEGFWNIGFESEM; encoded by the exons ATGGACGAACCGGAGGCAGTAACCGCAGAGAGAGTGCCCCACCCTCCCTCTCCGAAATTAGGGTTTCCTCTCTCCGACGCCGGCGACGCAAACCTCGTCGGTGGTCTCAGCACCATCCTCGTCGCTTCAATTCAAGACGCCAAGGACCGCATCGCGCAGATCGAGTACGTCTTCTGCTCCCAGCTCTATCCTCAATTCAAATCCGACGCGGCATCGAAACGGCGTCGCATCGACGAGCTCCAGCACGAGGCCGACGAGAACATGGCGCTACACAAGAACCTCGTGGAGTTGGTGCAGTCCAAGGTGTCCGCTCTAAAAGACGCCGAAGAGAAGCGAAACGCCGCGTTTTCGAAATTGGAGGAGTGCGAGAGCGAGAAGGCGATGTTGCTCGCGAGAATCGAGGAGTTGGACGAGAAACTGAGGAGGAAGACGCGAGAAATTGAAGAGGAAGGGACGCTGCTAGAACGCGTGGAGGCGCTGACGTGTGAGTTGCGGGACGAGAGAGCGAAGAGGAATCGCGTTACTGAGGCGTATAAGAGGCTTAAGTCTCAGCACGTTTACCTTCGACGGAAGGTTGGTATCGATGATGACAATGTGGTTGAGCAAAACAAATTCGAGAGTGGGAGTGAATTTGGCTCGCGTCAGAGTCCTATGGTAGAACCTG TTGCAGTTCTTGCATTTGAGAATCCAAATATCACTACCGGTGCTTGTGAAACAGCTGAAGTGAGAAGCGAAATCCCATTGGAAGACTTTGGAG GCCTTGACAAGAAAACTCCAGATGTGTTTGTTACTGCGTGTGACATAAACGAAGTGAAGGAGAAGCCGTCTGAGGAGGATAGAGGAGCCAATTTGAGTTCTTCATCCTCTGGTTTTCGTGATGTCCCTAAATGTCCAAGTACAAAATTAGTCTCTGTATCGAGTGCGAAGCGGCCTGCATCTTCCTGGAGGCAAACCCGGTCCCATCAAAGTCGAACAGGTCCTGACCCTCATGATGATTTTCTTGACACTCCTCTAGAGAATATCAGAGGAAATTTAAATAAGGTTTTGAACAAGGAGGACCTTCCAAACCTGATTCAGAAAGACATTAACAACGACAGTTCAGATGATGAAACACAGGATGTGAGTGCCAAATGCAGTCCTCAGAAGAAGCTAAAGCAATCTTCTATTACTGTGGTTGACAAAAGAAGTTACAAGTATGTTGAACCAGTGAGAAAGAAAGCTGAGCGTGAAAATTTAAAAGGAGTTGAGTGCAAACAATGCAGAAAGTTCTATGATGCTGTTCTTCCTAATGCTGATGGCAAGGATGCTGAGAGTAAGCAGAATTTCCGCTGTGAACACCTTGATGGTGTTTCTAGGCATCGATATAGGTATGTTCCGCCTATGACTCCCGAAGGATTTTGGAATATTGGATTTGAATCTGAAATGTAA